In Betta splendens chromosome 19, fBetSpl5.4, whole genome shotgun sequence, the following proteins share a genomic window:
- the plekha1b gene encoding pleckstrin homology domain-containing family A member 1 isoform X6 — protein sequence MPYTDRQNRICGFLDIEENENSGRFLRRYFILDTQQDSLLWYMDNPQNLPKVAEPMGTVKLTYISKVSDATKLRPKAEFCFVLNTGRRKFYLQANDQQDLVDWITALTNATKITVPKKSESLTTSADTPHEIPAPSKQVSTKTEIIAGVPVITTTQEQGGAQVRAERGGLKPSHNPVPYYLSRAAQGQAVVKAIKTGYCVKQGAVMKNWKRRYFTLEENALSYYKSEQDKEPLRLILLKEILKVQECKDRDLMMRDNLFEVVTTSRNFYVQADSPEDMHSWIKAISGAIVAQRGPGRSANTRVRCDSDVLTFPQ from the exons ATGCCGTACACGGATCGTCAGAACCGCATCTGTGGCTTCCTGGACATCGAGGAGAATGAGAACAGTGGGAGGTTCCTGCGGCGGTACTTCATCCTGGACACGCAGCAGGACAGTCTGCTGTGGTACATGGACAACCCTCAG AACCTGCCAAAAGTCGCAGAACCCATGGGAACCGTCAAACTCACCTACATCTCCAAG gTCAGCGATGCCACTAAACTCCGACCCAAGGCAGAGTTCTGCTTTG TTCTAAACACTGGGAGGAGGAAGTTTTATCTGCAAGCCAACGACCAGCAGGATCTGGTGGACTGGATCACTGCTCTCACTAACGCCACCAAGATCACC GTGCCAAAGAAAAGCGAGAGTCTCACCACCAGTGCAGACACTCCCCATGAAATACCCGCCCCCAGCAAGCAGGTCTCCACCAAGACGGAGATCATAGCAGGAGTGCCCGTCATCACCACCACACAG GAGCAGGGTGGGGCACAGGTCCGAGCAGAGCGTGGAGGCCTGAAGCCGTCCCACAATCCGGTGCCCTACTACCTGTCGAGAGCAGCGCAGGGCCAGGCCGTCGTCAAGGCCATCAAGACCGGATACTGTGTCAAACAGGGAGCTGTG ATGAAGAACTGGAAGAGGCGATACTTCACGCTGGAGGAAAACGCTCTGAGCTACTACAAATCTGAGCAG GACAAGGAGCCGCTCCGACTCATCCTGCTCAAGGAGATTCTGAAGGTCCAGGAGTGCAAAGACAG AGACCTAATGATGAGGGACAACCTCTTTGAAGTGGTCACGACGTCCAGAAACTTCTACGTGCAG gccGACAGCCCCGAGGACATGCACAGCTGGATTAAAGCCATCTCAGGAGCCATCGTAGCCCAGCGAGGCCCCGGACGCTCTGCTAATACT
- the plekha1b gene encoding pleckstrin homology domain-containing family A member 1 isoform X4 — protein MPYTDRQNRICGFLDIEENENSGRFLRRYFILDTQQDSLLWYMDNPQNLPKVAEPMGTVKLTYISKVSDATKLRPKAEFCFVLNTGRRKFYLQANDQQDLVDWITALTNATKITVPKKSESLTTSADTPHEIPAPSKQVSTKTEIIAGVPVITTTQEQGGAQVRAERGGLKPSHNPVPYYLSRAAQGQAVVKAIKTGYCVKQGAVMKNWKRRYFTLEENALSYYKSEQDKEPLRLILLKEILKVQECKDRDLMMRDNLFEVVTTSRNFYVQADSPEDMHSWIKAISGAIVAQRGPGRSANTIRQARRLSSPCIQRYTPFCSDECSTE, from the exons ATGCCGTACACGGATCGTCAGAACCGCATCTGTGGCTTCCTGGACATCGAGGAGAATGAGAACAGTGGGAGGTTCCTGCGGCGGTACTTCATCCTGGACACGCAGCAGGACAGTCTGCTGTGGTACATGGACAACCCTCAG AACCTGCCAAAAGTCGCAGAACCCATGGGAACCGTCAAACTCACCTACATCTCCAAG gTCAGCGATGCCACTAAACTCCGACCCAAGGCAGAGTTCTGCTTTG TTCTAAACACTGGGAGGAGGAAGTTTTATCTGCAAGCCAACGACCAGCAGGATCTGGTGGACTGGATCACTGCTCTCACTAACGCCACCAAGATCACC GTGCCAAAGAAAAGCGAGAGTCTCACCACCAGTGCAGACACTCCCCATGAAATACCCGCCCCCAGCAAGCAGGTCTCCACCAAGACGGAGATCATAGCAGGAGTGCCCGTCATCACCACCACACAG GAGCAGGGTGGGGCACAGGTCCGAGCAGAGCGTGGAGGCCTGAAGCCGTCCCACAATCCGGTGCCCTACTACCTGTCGAGAGCAGCGCAGGGCCAGGCCGTCGTCAAGGCCATCAAGACCGGATACTGTGTCAAACAGGGAGCTGTG ATGAAGAACTGGAAGAGGCGATACTTCACGCTGGAGGAAAACGCTCTGAGCTACTACAAATCTGAGCAG GACAAGGAGCCGCTCCGACTCATCCTGCTCAAGGAGATTCTGAAGGTCCAGGAGTGCAAAGACAG AGACCTAATGATGAGGGACAACCTCTTTGAAGTGGTCACGACGTCCAGAAACTTCTACGTGCAG gccGACAGCCCCGAGGACATGCACAGCTGGATTAAAGCCATCTCAGGAGCCATCGTAGCCCAGCGAGGCCCCGGACGCTCTGCTAATACT ATCCGTCAGGCCAGAAGGCTGTCCAGCCCCTGTATACAGAGGTATACGCCATTCTGCAGTGATGAATG
- the plekha1b gene encoding pleckstrin homology domain-containing family A member 1 isoform X5 yields MPYTDRQNRICGFLDIEENENSGRFLRRYFILDTQQDSLLWYMDNPQNLPKVAEPMGTVKLTYISKVSDATKLRPKAEFCFVLNTGRRKFYLQANDQQDLVDWITALTNATKITVPKKSESLTTSADTPHEIPAPSKQVSTKTEIIAGVPVITTTQEQGGAQVRAERGGLKPSHNPVPYYLSRAAQGQAVVKAIKTGYCVKQGAVMKNWKRRYFTLEENALSYYKSEQDKEPLRLILLKEILKVQECKDRDLMMRDNLFEVVTTSRNFYVQADSPEDMHSWIKAISGAIVAQRGPGRSANTIRQARRLSSPCIQRE; encoded by the exons ATGCCGTACACGGATCGTCAGAACCGCATCTGTGGCTTCCTGGACATCGAGGAGAATGAGAACAGTGGGAGGTTCCTGCGGCGGTACTTCATCCTGGACACGCAGCAGGACAGTCTGCTGTGGTACATGGACAACCCTCAG AACCTGCCAAAAGTCGCAGAACCCATGGGAACCGTCAAACTCACCTACATCTCCAAG gTCAGCGATGCCACTAAACTCCGACCCAAGGCAGAGTTCTGCTTTG TTCTAAACACTGGGAGGAGGAAGTTTTATCTGCAAGCCAACGACCAGCAGGATCTGGTGGACTGGATCACTGCTCTCACTAACGCCACCAAGATCACC GTGCCAAAGAAAAGCGAGAGTCTCACCACCAGTGCAGACACTCCCCATGAAATACCCGCCCCCAGCAAGCAGGTCTCCACCAAGACGGAGATCATAGCAGGAGTGCCCGTCATCACCACCACACAG GAGCAGGGTGGGGCACAGGTCCGAGCAGAGCGTGGAGGCCTGAAGCCGTCCCACAATCCGGTGCCCTACTACCTGTCGAGAGCAGCGCAGGGCCAGGCCGTCGTCAAGGCCATCAAGACCGGATACTGTGTCAAACAGGGAGCTGTG ATGAAGAACTGGAAGAGGCGATACTTCACGCTGGAGGAAAACGCTCTGAGCTACTACAAATCTGAGCAG GACAAGGAGCCGCTCCGACTCATCCTGCTCAAGGAGATTCTGAAGGTCCAGGAGTGCAAAGACAG AGACCTAATGATGAGGGACAACCTCTTTGAAGTGGTCACGACGTCCAGAAACTTCTACGTGCAG gccGACAGCCCCGAGGACATGCACAGCTGGATTAAAGCCATCTCAGGAGCCATCGTAGCCCAGCGAGGCCCCGGACGCTCTGCTAATACT ATCCGTCAGGCCAGAAGGCTGTCCAGCCCCTGTATACAGAG